The sequence TTGCTAACTTTAGTAATATTGAAAGTGTAATGGGCTCACTGCACATGAGCCGAGCTACCTTATATCGTAAACTCAAGGATGAAGGGACGACGTTCTCTCAGTTAGTAAAACAAGCAAGATTAGATACACTGCTGGATATAAAACAAACATCACTAAGCACTGAGGCTCGTGCTGAAAAATTAGGGTTTAGTGATGTGAGCTCTTACTATCGATTTATAAAAAAAATCGAACGGCTAATTTTTTAATCATGAGTTTTTACGGTAAATATTAATACTGAGTTGTGGATTGAAGCAGTGACTAATATCGACTATCACTCATAATAATATCCAGAGTGTGTCGTGCTTTTTTCGGGTCTTTTAAATCTTTGGCTTCAACCATTTCACAACCATCTGCAATCATTTCTTCGAATGTACTTGGATAATAGCGACAATCATCTGGGCGGTTGTAATAGATCGCGCACGTGTAAACCTTGCTATTGGGGGCGTTTTCTAGGAAGGGGCATAATTCAATTGGTTGCTTGGTATTTGGGTCATACCAGATTTTGCCATTATGCACATAGGCGGCGATGTCAGGTGCCTCGTCTTGCCAGACGTTGATCTCAGCTTTTGATGCCGATAAACCACCGTTGCTGTATTTGATGCAGCATTTTCCGCATGAATTGCAATCTTTCATAGCTGGCGTCTGATTCTAGTAAGGGTTAGAAGGTTTATGAGATCAGGGCAGTTTACGCAAACATGGGTAAAAGTCTTTAGTTTTTATCAATAAGCTGGGTGTTGAGGTTAACTACTATAAACACGGCGGTTGAGTAGAAACCGGTTTTTACCATCTGTTTTTGCACGAAGTAATGTTTGGTCGGCGCGCTCTATGCAGTCAGTCATGGCGTTTTCATTGCCTGTTGTCAGATAACCACCAATTGAAATACTCATTGGCGGTAAGTTAGGCTGTTTGATTGCGCCAATGGATGCCACCAATGCATTACCTAATGCTTGAGCTTCTTCTTGGTTGTGATCTTCTAAGATGATCATGAATTCTTCACCGCCATAACGGCTGACAAAACCATTTTTACGTTTAGTATGTTGGCTTAAGGTATCGGCAATTAATTTAAGCGCTAGGTCGCCCGCTTTGTGACCATATTGATCATTTAATTTTTTAAAGTTATCGACATCGGCCATCATGACAATCATATTTTTGGGAATTAATGTATCGTAGCTTTCAATTTTCTGCATAATTGATAAGCGATTAGGCAGTTCAGTGAGTGCATCTTTAAAAGCCTGTTCTTTTGAATTACGTTCTTGTTCTTTAAGTTTTTGGGTGGTTAAAAAATAATTCAATAAATACCGTTCACGATGGGCGACGGTGAGCAAACCCAAGATAGAAGCTATTAAAAATACAATGGTGTTGTTAAAAATCACGGATAAATCGGTAGTTGAAAATAAACTAATGCCAATCACATAACTGGCCCAGCAAATGGTGGTGATCGCAGAGGTAAGCAGAAGTGGCGCCTGAAATAAGGTGCAACAATAAATAATGATGATAATGGTGCCTTGCTGATAGGTATCTAACCC is a genomic window of Bermanella sp. WJH001 containing:
- a CDS encoding YkgJ family cysteine cluster protein: MKDCNSCGKCCIKYSNGGLSASKAEINVWQDEAPDIAAYVHNGKIWYDPNTKQPIELCPFLENAPNSKVYTCAIYYNRPDDCRYYPSTFEEMIADGCEMVEAKDLKDPKKARHTLDIIMSDSRY
- a CDS encoding GGDEF domain-containing protein — protein: MVGFDQLSVSRQLSSTQLTLFNNEIRTQQIRSSRFFTIITLLLSLIFLVSDAHFLQQHFHELAWLRTSVVLACVAGAFTLEYLTLRNAYLLLALALITYNTVIVYIGILAANAGLDTYQQGTIIIIIYCCTLFQAPLLLTSAITTICWASYVIGISLFSTTDLSVIFNNTIVFLIASILGLLTVAHRERYLLNYFLTTQKLKEQERNSKEQAFKDALTELPNRLSIMQKIESYDTLIPKNMIVMMADVDNFKKLNDQYGHKAGDLALKLIADTLSQHTKRKNGFVSRYGGEEFMIILEDHNQEEAQALGNALVASIGAIKQPNLPPMSISIGGYLTTGNENAMTDCIERADQTLLRAKTDGKNRFLLNRRVYSS